The Actinomycetes bacterium genome has a segment encoding these proteins:
- a CDS encoding glycosyltransferase family 2 protein, whose amino-acid sequence MNADLPGVSCVMPVLNEARHLREAVHGVLAQDYEGPVELVLALGPSKDGTDQVAAELAEQDPRVRFVHNPQGRTPVGLNLAIAASRYGIVVRVDGHAVLPKEYVRVAVETLQATGADNVGGIMAAEGVTDFERAVACAMRSKLGVGNAPFHTGGKAGPAPTVYLGVFRREALQRVGGYDEEFTRAQDWEMNHRLRESGGLVWFTPDLQVSYRPRSSVKSLARQYRDYGRWRRAVMRQHRDTVSLRYLAPPLALLGCAVGLALAPLRPWTLAVPASYAGLVVGGGLVVSQGEPVRVRLRVPVAVATMHMSWGWGFLTSRERTG is encoded by the coding sequence ATGAACGCGGACCTGCCCGGCGTCTCGTGCGTGATGCCGGTGCTCAACGAGGCCCGCCACCTCCGGGAGGCGGTGCACGGGGTGCTCGCCCAGGACTACGAGGGTCCCGTCGAGCTGGTGCTCGCGCTCGGCCCGTCGAAGGACGGGACAGACCAGGTTGCCGCCGAGCTGGCCGAGCAGGACCCTCGCGTGCGCTTCGTGCACAACCCGCAGGGGCGCACGCCGGTCGGTCTCAACCTGGCGATCGCCGCCAGCCGCTACGGCATCGTGGTCCGGGTCGACGGCCATGCGGTCCTGCCCAAGGAGTACGTGCGCGTCGCGGTGGAGACCCTGCAGGCCACAGGGGCCGACAACGTCGGCGGGATCATGGCCGCCGAGGGGGTCACCGACTTCGAACGGGCGGTCGCCTGCGCCATGCGCTCCAAGCTCGGTGTCGGCAACGCGCCGTTCCACACCGGTGGCAAGGCCGGTCCCGCGCCGACGGTCTACCTGGGGGTGTTCCGGCGCGAGGCGCTGCAGCGGGTGGGCGGCTACGACGAGGAGTTCACCCGGGCCCAGGACTGGGAGATGAACCATCGCCTTCGCGAGAGCGGCGGCCTGGTGTGGTTCACGCCCGACCTGCAGGTCTCCTACCGGCCTCGCTCCAGCGTCAAGTCGCTGGCTCGTCAGTACCGCGACTACGGCCGCTGGCGTCGTGCGGTGATGCGCCAGCACAGGGACACCGTGTCGCTGCGCTACCTGGCTCCACCACTGGCCCTGCTCGGCTGCGCCGTCGGGCTCGCCCTGGCGCCCCTTCGACCCTGGACCCTGGCTGTCCCCGCGTCCTATGCGGGGCTCGTCGTCGGGGGCGGCCTTGTCGTCTCCCAGGGCGAGCCGGTCCGCGTGCGACTGCGGGTTCCTGTCGCGGTGGCGACGATGCACATGTCGTGGGGCTGGGGCTTCCTCACCAGCCGCGAGCGCACCGGCTGA
- a CDS encoding glycosyltransferase family 4 protein, which produces MHVVVATVVHDPQDARILHREIAALLDAGHTVTYVAPWSATGRASVPEAVTVVDVPRAVGRRRVRALLAARRALRRLAPTADVIVVHDPELLLALPRPRPGLVRVWDVHEDTAATLVAKPWLPRWLRAPLARPVRWAELTAERRVRLVLAEEAYAGRFHDQHPVVRNLPVVPVTDPAPPGADRVVYVGSLTLERGAAEMAELGRRLKADAISVELIGAARDAETRAVLQAAQASGDVDWLGPLPNDVALARVEGALAGLSLLRDLPNYRHSLPTKVVEYMARGVPVVTTPLPVARSLVEQAGAGIVVPFDDVEAAATAVRRLRDDPTLRQHLSRAGLAAARDHLDWREEAPRFLAALA; this is translated from the coding sequence ATGCACGTCGTCGTGGCCACCGTCGTCCACGACCCCCAGGACGCTCGCATCCTGCACCGTGAGATCGCCGCGCTCCTCGACGCCGGTCACACGGTCACCTATGTCGCACCGTGGTCGGCAACCGGCCGGGCCTCCGTCCCGGAGGCCGTCACGGTCGTCGACGTACCACGAGCCGTCGGGCGGCGGCGGGTGAGGGCCCTCCTGGCTGCCCGGCGAGCGTTGCGCCGCCTCGCGCCCACCGCCGACGTGATCGTCGTCCACGACCCCGAGCTGCTGCTCGCGCTGCCCCGGCCGCGGCCCGGGCTGGTCCGGGTGTGGGACGTCCACGAGGACACCGCCGCCACCCTGGTCGCCAAGCCCTGGCTGCCCCGCTGGCTGCGCGCGCCACTGGCGCGCCCCGTTCGCTGGGCCGAGCTCACGGCCGAGCGCCGGGTGCGCCTCGTGCTCGCCGAGGAGGCCTACGCCGGGCGCTTCCACGACCAGCACCCGGTGGTCCGCAACCTCCCGGTCGTGCCGGTGACCGACCCGGCGCCGCCCGGCGCGGACCGGGTGGTCTACGTGGGCTCGCTGACCCTCGAGCGCGGTGCCGCTGAGATGGCCGAGCTCGGCCGACGTCTGAAGGCCGACGCGATCAGCGTCGAGCTCATCGGGGCCGCGCGGGACGCCGAGACCCGAGCCGTGCTGCAGGCGGCCCAGGCGAGCGGCGACGTCGACTGGCTCGGCCCGCTCCCGAACGACGTCGCGCTCGCCCGCGTCGAGGGGGCGCTCGCGGGGCTGTCCCTGCTGCGGGATCTCCCGAACTACCGGCACTCCCTCCCGACGAAGGTCGTCGAGTACATGGCCAGGGGCGTTCCCGTGGTCACCACCCCGTTGCCGGTCGCGCGCTCGCTGGTCGAGCAGGCGGGCGCCGGGATCGTGGTCCCCTTCGACGACGTCGAGGCGGCCGCCACCGCCGTCCGACGTCTGCGCGACGACCCCACCCTGCGCCAGCACCTGTCGCGGGCCGGCCTCGCGGCCGCACGGGACCACCTCGACTGGCGTGAGGAGGCGCCGCGCTTCCTGGCCGCACTCGCCTGA
- a CDS encoding ABC transporter ATP-binding protein produces MATREAATSLAAAPRPGERRPTVIVDDVHVVYKVKTERSRAATRGSRLIASGPGRMKEVHAVRGVTFTAYQGESIGLMGRNGSGKSTLLRVVAGLHPPTQGRVYALGQPTLLGVGAALMPELSGARNIRLGGLAMGLSNKEIDDLYDEIVEFSGLGEFIDNPLSTYSSGMGARLRFAIATSRTPPVLLVDEALATGDAAFRRKSEGRIKRLREEAGTIFVVSHSLPSILESCTRGIWMDQGKILADGDVHEVAELYTKSAEKQTT; encoded by the coding sequence ATGGCTACGCGTGAGGCGGCCACCAGTCTCGCGGCCGCGCCCCGGCCCGGGGAGCGCCGGCCGACGGTCATCGTCGACGACGTCCATGTCGTCTACAAGGTCAAGACCGAGCGCTCCCGCGCCGCCACCCGCGGCAGCCGGCTGATCGCGTCCGGCCCCGGTCGGATGAAGGAGGTGCACGCCGTTCGCGGTGTCACCTTCACCGCCTACCAGGGCGAGTCGATCGGGCTGATGGGCCGCAACGGCTCCGGGAAGTCCACCCTCCTGCGCGTCGTCGCCGGCCTGCACCCGCCGACCCAGGGCCGGGTGTACGCCCTCGGGCAGCCGACGCTGTTGGGTGTCGGCGCAGCCCTGATGCCCGAGCTGTCCGGGGCCCGCAACATCCGTCTCGGCGGCCTCGCCATGGGGCTGAGCAACAAGGAGATCGACGACCTCTACGACGAGATCGTCGAGTTCTCCGGGCTCGGTGAGTTCATCGACAACCCGCTCAGCACCTACTCCTCCGGCATGGGGGCGCGCCTGCGCTTCGCGATCGCGACGTCGCGCACGCCACCGGTGCTTCTCGTCGACGAGGCGCTGGCCACCGGTGACGCGGCGTTTCGCAGGAAGAGCGAGGGCCGCATCAAGCGGCTGCGCGAGGAGGCCGGCACGATCTTCGTGGTCAGCCACTCCCTGCCCTCGATCCTCGAGAGCTGCACCCGAGGGATCTGGATGGACCAGGGCAAGATCCTCGCCGACGGGGACGTCCACGAGGTCGCCGAGCTGTACACCAAGAGCGCCGAGAAGCAGACGACCTGA
- a CDS encoding ABC transporter permease, protein MSTQRSATGADPAALAERWGLQPVGTRPPLKAYVKEAWGRRHFATELAKSSVIASTAENRLGTLWELLNPLLLTIVYYLAFGLLLGTHRDSQNFLGFLVVGMLSWWFLNRSIRRGAGSVTANRALVRSLHFPRIILPVSVVLRQTIAFFSSLPVIIVVVLLTGEGVRWQWVFAPPCLALMGLFCSGAAMLAAWATSRWRDIGDLLPFVLRMWMYFTGIFFNVHVRYAHAPHFIQVLAYYNPGAVYLQIMRYAFLGSIPISNLVLFWAVVWAAVFLAIGTVVFWRAEERYGYA, encoded by the coding sequence ATGTCGACCCAGCGCTCCGCCACCGGCGCGGATCCGGCAGCCCTTGCCGAACGGTGGGGGCTCCAGCCCGTCGGCACGCGCCCCCCGCTGAAGGCCTACGTCAAGGAAGCCTGGGGGCGGCGGCACTTCGCCACCGAGCTCGCCAAGTCCAGCGTCATCGCATCCACCGCCGAGAACCGGCTCGGGACGCTGTGGGAGCTGCTCAACCCGCTCCTGCTGACCATCGTCTACTACCTGGCCTTCGGCCTGCTGCTGGGCACCCACCGGGACAGCCAGAACTTCCTCGGCTTCCTGGTCGTCGGGATGCTCAGCTGGTGGTTCCTGAACCGCAGCATCCGGCGTGGGGCAGGCTCGGTCACCGCCAACCGCGCGCTGGTCCGGTCCCTGCACTTCCCGCGGATCATCCTTCCCGTCTCGGTCGTGCTGCGGCAGACCATCGCGTTCTTCTCGAGCCTGCCCGTCATCATCGTCGTGGTCCTGCTGACCGGCGAGGGCGTGCGGTGGCAGTGGGTCTTCGCCCCACCGTGCCTGGCCCTCATGGGCCTGTTCTGCTCCGGGGCCGCGATGCTGGCCGCGTGGGCCACCTCGCGGTGGAGGGACATCGGCGACCTGCTGCCGTTCGTGCTCCGGATGTGGATGTACTTCACGGGCATCTTCTTCAACGTGCACGTGCGCTACGCGCACGCCCCGCACTTCATCCAGGTGCTCGCCTACTACAACCCGGGCGCGGTGTACCTGCAGATCATGCGCTACGCGTTCCTCGGGTCGATCCCGATCTCCAACCTGGTGCTGTTCTGGGCGGTCGTCTGGGCGGCGGTGTTCCTCGCGATCGGAACGGTCGTCTTCTGGCGGGCCGAGGAGCGCTATGGCTACGCGTGA
- a CDS encoding nucleotide sugar dehydrogenase gives MDLVVIGLGYVGLPLAQEASRRGLRVAGYDVRGDVVDGLNAGHSHVDDLSDADIAEMLAGGFRATTDPAVLASADVAVICVPTPLSEDGGPDLSAVHGAVRTLAAHLHRGMLVVLESTTYPGTTDEEVRPALEASGLVAGRDFHLAFSPERIDPGNPVYGMRNTPKVVGGQTPACTEAAVAFYRRFVDTVVPTKGTREAETAKLLENTYRHINIALVNEMARFCHELDIDLWNVIEAARTKPFGFQAFYPGPGVGGHCIPIDPNYLSYNVRAKLGYPFRFVELAQEINAGMPDYVVRRMQDLLNEESKALRGARVLLLGVTYKPDIADERESPAKPVAAQLLAKGADVVFHDPLVQEWRVNGVAVTRADDLETELAKADLSVLLQNHTAYDLDFVAATARRLFDTRGKVVGEGVARL, from the coding sequence ATGGATCTTGTCGTCATCGGGCTCGGCTACGTCGGGCTCCCGCTGGCCCAGGAGGCCTCCCGCCGAGGGTTGCGGGTGGCGGGGTACGACGTCCGCGGCGACGTCGTCGACGGGCTCAACGCCGGACACTCGCACGTCGACGACCTCTCCGACGCCGACATCGCCGAGATGCTCGCCGGCGGGTTCCGCGCCACGACCGACCCGGCCGTCCTCGCCTCAGCCGACGTCGCCGTGATCTGCGTGCCGACACCCCTCTCCGAGGATGGCGGGCCCGACCTCAGCGCGGTGCACGGGGCGGTCCGGACGCTGGCCGCGCACCTGCACCGGGGCATGCTCGTCGTCCTGGAGTCGACGACCTACCCGGGCACCACCGACGAGGAGGTGCGGCCCGCCCTCGAGGCCAGCGGGCTGGTGGCCGGGCGGGACTTCCACCTCGCGTTCAGCCCCGAGCGCATCGACCCGGGCAACCCCGTCTACGGCATGCGGAACACCCCCAAGGTGGTCGGTGGCCAGACGCCCGCGTGCACCGAGGCGGCGGTCGCCTTCTACCGCCGCTTCGTCGACACGGTCGTGCCCACCAAGGGCACCCGTGAGGCCGAGACCGCCAAGCTGCTGGAGAACACCTACCGGCACATCAACATCGCCCTGGTCAACGAGATGGCCCGTTTCTGCCACGAGCTGGACATCGACCTCTGGAACGTCATCGAGGCGGCCCGCACGAAGCCGTTCGGCTTCCAGGCGTTCTACCCCGGGCCCGGCGTCGGTGGCCACTGCATCCCCATCGACCCCAACTATCTCTCCTACAACGTCCGGGCCAAGCTCGGCTACCCGTTTCGGTTCGTCGAGCTCGCGCAGGAGATCAACGCGGGGATGCCCGACTACGTCGTGCGCCGCATGCAGGACCTGCTCAACGAGGAGTCCAAGGCACTGCGCGGTGCGCGCGTGCTACTGCTCGGGGTGACGTACAAGCCCGACATCGCCGACGAGCGGGAGTCGCCCGCGAAGCCCGTGGCCGCGCAGCTTCTCGCCAAGGGAGCCGACGTGGTGTTCCACGACCCTCTGGTCCAGGAATGGCGGGTCAACGGCGTGGCCGTCACCCGCGCCGACGACCTGGAGACCGAGCTGGCCAAGGCAGACCTCAGCGTCTTGCTCCAGAACCACACGGCCTACGACCTGGACTTCGTTGCCGCGACCGCCAGGCGCCTGTTCGACACGCGTGGCAAGGTTGTCGGCGAGGGAGTGGCCAGACTGTGA